Genomic DNA from Paracoccus aminophilus JCM 7686:
ATGTGCGCCGTCAGGCCGGTCAGGCGGCGGCGATCGGGCTTGCGGCCTCGTCGCTGCGCTATGACGACCGCCCGGGCAAACTGAGCGTCGCGATGGGGGGCGGCAATTGGAAAGGCGAGAACGCCATGGCGATGGGTCTGGGCTATACGTCGCTCGACCAATCGGTGCGCGCCAACCTGTCGGCGGCCAATGCCGGCGGCGATTGGGGCGTCGGTCTGGGCGTCAGCTTCACGCTGAACTGATGCCCAAGCGCCTGATCGCCTGCCTTGTCGCGGCTTTCGCCCTCACCGGCGCCCTTTGGGTCGGTGAGGGGAGCGCCCAGCAGGCGGCCCCTGCTCCTGCGGCGGCCCCGGCTCCGGCAACGGCCCCAAGCTTCAGCATCAAGCCCTCGGATGTAGCTTTGCCCGAGGGCGTCCCCTTGGGCCAATACCGCCGCATCATCATGCCCTTCCCGAACTGGACGCTGATCTGCGATGAAAACCTCGCGGCCAAACAGCGGATTTGCAATATCACGCAAAGCCTTGTCGATGCCGAGGGTCAGGACAGTTTCAGCTGGTCGCTCGCCTCGACCGCCGAGGGCCAGCCCTTGATGATCTTCCGCTTGCCGCCCGCCGTCGGCCCGCAAGGCCGGGTCGAGTTGGAATTGGGCGATGGCAAGGGGCTGGTTTCCGTGCCGGTGCGTGATTGCGCGGCGGGCGTCTGCATCGCCTATCAAAGCGTCGGCCCGCGCCTGCGCGAAGCGATCACGCGCGGCGGCACGGTGGGCATCGGCTATCGCCTGACCGGCGCGGCAGGCGCCTCCGATATCCGGTTCGCGGTGCCGCTCGACGGGCTCAATGCCGCGCTGGATGCGATCTAGCGCGAGCGCCTAAGGGTGCCCCCGGGTCAGATCATCTCCAGCGGCACGCGGCGGGTCGGTTCGGGGAAAAGCCGGTCGAGCGCCAGCGCCACCTCTTCGTGCAAGGTCAGATCAAGCCCTGCGGCTGCGACATTCGCCTCGACATGGGCAAGGCTGGCGGCCTTGGGAATCGCCACGGTGCCCGGGCGGTTCAGCACCCAGGCGAGCGCGAGCTGCGCGGGCGAGAGCTCCAGCCCCGCCGCCAGATCCGCCAATTCGCGATGGGCGGCCAGCCGACCCTGCTCGATCGGGCTATAGGCCATCAGCGGGATGCCTCGGCCCTCCAGCCAGGGCAGCAGATCGAATTCGGGCCCGCGCCGGGTGAGATTGTAAAGCACCTGATTGGCCGCGCAGCGCGTGCCGCCCGCCGCAATCAGATCCTCCATATCCTCTTCGTCGAGATTGCTGACGCCCCAATTGCGGATCAGCCCGCGCGCGCAGAGCTTTTCCATCGCGGCGACGGTCTCGGCCAAGGGCACCTCGCCGCGCCAATGCAGCAAGTAGAGATCCAGCCGGTCGGTCCCGAGCCGGCGCAGGCTGGCCTCGCAGGCGCGGGCGAGCCCCGTGGCCGAGGCGTTCCACGGATAGGCTTTCGAGACGAGATAGACCTTGTCGCGCTGACCAGCGATGGCTTCGGCGACCAGCTCTTCAGCACCGCCATCGGCATACATTTCAGCGGTGTCGATCAGGGTCAGGCCCCGCTCGATCCCGTGGCGCAGCGCCGCGATCTCGACCGCGCGTCGCGCCGGAAGCTCGGCCATTTTCCAGGTGCCCTGCCCGAGAGCCGGAACGATATCGCCCGAAGGGAATGTCACATTGCGCATCATTCCCCGATCCTGCCCTGCCCGGTGCCACCGCGCAAGCGCCCAGAGTCTCGGCGATTGAAGAAGGCCCTCGCGCGTGGCAAGTCTGGGACCCAAGATGCCAAGGAGGCCGCGATGAACGAAGACGAGCGCCGGGAAGCCGTTGCGATGGATCAGCCGCCCTTTGCCCATCTGCTTGGGCTCAAGGTGATCTCGGCCAGCCCCGACGAGGTCGTGGCCGAGCTGCCAGTGACGGTCGATCTGAGCAACCGCAATGGCGTGCTGCATGGCGGGGCGATCATGAGCTTTGCCGATAATGTCGGCGGCACCGCGACAATGATGAACCTCGCCGAAGGGATGTCGACGACCACGGTCGAAAGCAAGACCAACTTCCTGCGCCCGATCCGCATCGGCGACACCGCACGCGCAACCGCCATCGCGCTGCACAAGGGCCGCACGATGATGGTCTGGCAGACCTCGATCACACGCGGCGACGGCAAGCTCGCTGCCGTCGTCACGCAGACCCAGCTCGTGCTGGAGTGGAAAGACGGCTGATCGTTACGCGGCCGATCCCTCTTCGGCGCGGCCGATCGTCAGCGTAATCCCGCCGAGCCCGTCGATCCCGCCCTCAAGCCGGTCGCCCGCCGTCACCGCGCCCACGCCCGCGGGCGTGCCCGTCATGATGAGGTCGCCCGGCGCGAGATGATAAAGCCGCGACAGGTCGGCAATGATCTCGGCCACGCTCCAAACCATGTCCGAAAGATGCGCGTCCTGACGGATCTGCCCGTTCAGCGCCAGATGGATCCGCTGCGCTGCCACCGCCCCGAAAGCCGCGCGCCGGGTCAGCGGGCCAAGCACCGCCGAGCCCTCGACATCCTTGCCCGTATCCCAAGGCTGGCGCTTGTCCTTGGACCGCGCCTGAAGGTCGCGGCGGGTCATATCAAGGCCCAAACCATAGCCAAAGACCACGTTTTCCACCTGATCGGCCCCAATCCGGAAGGCCGGAGCGCCGATGGCGACGACCAGTTCAAGCTCGTAATGGAAGTCTG
This window encodes:
- a CDS encoding invasion associated locus B family protein, with protein sequence MPKRLIACLVAAFALTGALWVGEGSAQQAAPAPAAAPAPATAPSFSIKPSDVALPEGVPLGQYRRIIMPFPNWTLICDENLAAKQRICNITQSLVDAEGQDSFSWSLASTAEGQPLMIFRLPPAVGPQGRVELELGDGKGLVSVPVRDCAAGVCIAYQSVGPRLREAITRGGTVGIGYRLTGAAGASDIRFAVPLDGLNAALDAI
- a CDS encoding aldo/keto reductase, translated to MMRNVTFPSGDIVPALGQGTWKMAELPARRAVEIAALRHGIERGLTLIDTAEMYADGGAEELVAEAIAGQRDKVYLVSKAYPWNASATGLARACEASLRRLGTDRLDLYLLHWRGEVPLAETVAAMEKLCARGLIRNWGVSNLDEEDMEDLIAAGGTRCAANQVLYNLTRRGPEFDLLPWLEGRGIPLMAYSPIEQGRLAAHRELADLAAGLELSPAQLALAWVLNRPGTVAIPKAASLAHVEANVAAAGLDLTLHEEVALALDRLFPEPTRRVPLEMI
- a CDS encoding PaaI family thioesterase, which codes for MNEDERREAVAMDQPPFAHLLGLKVISASPDEVVAELPVTVDLSNRNGVLHGGAIMSFADNVGGTATMMNLAEGMSTTTVESKTNFLRPIRIGDTARATAIALHKGRTMMVWQTSITRGDGKLAAVVTQTQLVLEWKDG
- a CDS encoding fumarylacetoacetate hydrolase family protein encodes the protein MTEMLFPPAAPKSIAVHDEAGRYPVNRIFCVGRNYAAHAAEMGNEVDREAPFYFLKGPHAVQESGTVLPYPPGTADFHYELELVVAIGAPAFRIGADQVENVVFGYGLGLDMTRRDLQARSKDKRQPWDTGKDVEGSAVLGPLTRRAAFGAVAAQRIHLALNGQIRQDAHLSDMVWSVAEIIADLSRLYHLAPGDLIMTGTPAGVGAVTAGDRLEGGIDGLGGITLTIGRAEEGSAA